Proteins from one Chroococcidiopsis sp. CCMEE 29 genomic window:
- a CDS encoding ISKra4 family transposase (programmed frameshift), whose amino-acid sequence MEADKKAQIQAHARAIAALLYEETDPEQVKTLAGIETAVRRHLLEHVTPEMGFFIATSSGTTSGRQRSLESILGRLRVSEKQAQILEVKAYSRWSPYLERCCLLVSANESYERTAEDIEILTGVKVSHSTQQRLVHRQTLEQLQIEQAVDEISIDGGKVRLRTPQGQPSEWRDYKGVNLHEGCVGAFFQDNERLVNWVNAQPFSDPLTCLGDGHDGIWNLYAQIGISAQRREILDWYHLVENLGKVGGSQQRLDAAQACLWQGDVDGAIAQFNDWQHERVTTFIAYLNKHRHRIVNYGYYQAEGISIGSGAIESTVKQIGRRIKISGAQWSKHNVPQVLKQRCAYLNGQFSK is encoded by the exons ATGGAAGCTGACAAAAAAGCCCAAATTCAAGCTCACGCTCGTGCTATTGCCGCCCTGCTATACGAAGAAACCGACCCAGAGCAGGTGAAAACACTCGCAGGGATTGAGACGGCGGTGCGGAGACATCTGCTAGAACATGTCACTCCAGAGATGGGA TTTTTTATCGCAACAAGCAGCGGTACAACGAGCGGACGACAGCGCAGCCTTGAGAGCATCCTCGGACGATTGAGAGTCAGTGAGAAACAAGCCCAAATTCTGGAGGTCAAAGCCTACAGCCGCTGGAGTCCTTACCTGGAGAGGTGCTGTTTGTTGGTGAGCGCCAATGAGTCCTATGAGCGGACAGCGGAAGACATCGAGATCCTGACTGGGGTCAAGGTTTCTCATAGCACCCAACAGCGGTTGGTGCATCGTCAAACCTTGGAGCAACTACAGATAGAGCAAGCGGTGGATGAAATCAGTATAGACGGGGGCAAGGTACGACTGCGAACTCCCCAAGGACAGCCCAGTGAATGGCGAGACTACAAAGGGGTGAATCTGCACGAGGGCTGCGTCGGTGCGTTTTTTCAGGACAATGAACGTTTAGTGAACTGGGTTAATGCCCAACCTTTTTCTGACCCGTTGACTTGCTTGGGAGATGGTCATGATGGCATTTGGAATCTTTACGCACAGATTGGCATCTCCGCTCAAAGGCGTGAGATTTTAGACTGGTATCACCTGGTCGAAAATTTGGGCAAGGTAGGAGGTTCTCAGCAACGCTTAGATGCGGCACAAGCCTGTCTATGGCAAGGGGATGTTGATGGGGCGATTGCACAGTTTAATGATTGGCAACACGAGCGAGTCACGACCTTTATTGCCTATCTCAACAAGCATCGGCACCGGATTGTCAACTATGGCTATTATCAAGCGGAAGGCATTTCAATTGGTTCAGGTGCGATTGAATCAACGGTCAAACAGATAGGACGGCGAATTAAGATATCGGGGGCACAATGGAGCAAACACAATGTGCCGCAGGTGCTGAAGCAGCGCTGCGCCTACCTCAATGGACAGTTCTCAAAGTAA
- a CDS encoding CO2 hydration protein codes for MVSITSKPSNHPLAAYIDRLQAGEALLSDSPENVLEVVGILKSYGVVLDAYSRNLIYIAENQFLVFFPFFKYFNGEISLAKLLRHWWHDRINFEYAEYCMKAMFWHGGGGLDTYLDSPEFKQRTKQAIQAKFKGNPFIRAINQLFPEFLPEQVRVLAYYSGLGQFWRVMSDMFLALSDRYDRGEIKAIPQVVEHIKDSLVAAANLPITYAVKIQGQKYEILPKSAGLKFLADTAVPYVEAVFFRGTPFHGIVSYNAQAHQIPPDQSRFTYGALYADPLPIGGAGIPPTLAMQDMRHFLPEYLHEVYRHSSRGEDDLRVKICISFQKSMFCVTTAAILGLMPYPLNTDDPAQQKANRVYLEKWMDRLVTSRLRDVNS; via the coding sequence ATGGTAAGTATCACTAGTAAGCCTTCTAATCACCCCTTAGCTGCTTATATTGACCGTTTGCAAGCTGGGGAAGCCTTACTTTCCGATTCTCCAGAAAACGTGTTAGAAGTGGTAGGCATTCTCAAAAGCTACGGTGTAGTTTTGGATGCCTACTCCCGCAATCTAATCTACATTGCTGAAAATCAGTTTTTAGTGTTTTTTCCGTTTTTTAAATACTTCAATGGAGAAATTTCTCTAGCTAAATTGCTGCGCCATTGGTGGCACGATCGGATTAATTTTGAATACGCCGAATACTGCATGAAAGCTATGTTCTGGCATGGTGGCGGTGGTTTGGATACTTATTTAGATTCCCCAGAATTCAAACAACGAACCAAGCAAGCTATTCAAGCAAAATTTAAAGGTAATCCCTTTATACGGGCAATCAATCAGCTATTTCCAGAGTTCTTACCGGAACAAGTGCGTGTTCTAGCTTATTACAGTGGACTCGGTCAATTTTGGCGAGTGATGAGCGATATGTTTCTCGCCTTATCGGATCGCTATGACCGAGGAGAAATCAAAGCGATTCCCCAAGTGGTAGAACACATTAAAGACAGTTTGGTAGCAGCAGCTAATTTACCAATTACCTACGCTGTCAAAATTCAGGGTCAGAAGTATGAAATTCTTCCTAAATCTGCTGGTTTAAAGTTCCTTGCAGATACAGCAGTTCCTTATGTAGAGGCGGTTTTCTTCCGGGGAACGCCGTTTCATGGTATAGTTTCATACAATGCCCAAGCGCATCAAATTCCCCCCGATCAAAGTAGATTTACTTACGGTGCGCTTTATGCAGACCCGTTGCCGATTGGCGGTGCTGGCATTCCACCCACTTTGGCAATGCAGGATATGCGGCATTTCCTACCCGAGTATTTGCACGAGGTTTATCGCCACAGCAGTCGGGGAGAAGATGATTTGCGGGTGAAAATTTGCATCAGCTTCCAAAAATCGATGTTCTGTGTAACTACGGCGGCAATTTTGGGTCTGATGCCTTATCCTCTGAATACTGACGATCCAGCCCAGCAGAAAGCCAACCGAGTTTATTTGGAGAAGTGGATGGATCGGCTGGTGACTTCGCGTTTGAGAGATGTTAACAGTTAG
- a CDS encoding M20/M25/M40 family metallo-hydrolase, with the protein MDLKERLHNHLTQLVRDRDPYFASAGHFYVQQYIRQQLEQWGTVETHEFQVRGKTHQNLILNLPPLGAGTSSPILIGAHYDAVPGTPGADDNATGVAALLEMARTFAAEPLRHPVQLVAFDMEEYGLLGSAAYAAKLRQQQQPLRLMISLEMLAYSDSAPGSQRYPAGLERFYPNRGDFIGLIGNLLTIPDLIRLSRSIRQDGTPCEWLPVPNRGLIVPQTRLSDHAPFWDRGYRALMVTDTAFLRNPHYHQASDRIETLNLDFFTAVCRGLIQGIRCL; encoded by the coding sequence TTGGATTTAAAAGAGCGTTTGCACAATCATCTTACTCAGCTGGTACGCGATCGCGATCCCTATTTCGCCTCAGCTGGGCATTTCTATGTCCAACAATACATCCGCCAACAGTTAGAACAGTGGGGAACTGTAGAAACCCATGAATTTCAAGTTAGAGGTAAAACCCATCAGAATCTCATCCTGAATTTACCCCCTCTTGGTGCGGGGACTTCATCACCAATTCTAATTGGCGCTCATTATGATGCGGTACCAGGAACCCCAGGGGCTGATGATAATGCTACAGGTGTTGCAGCTCTACTGGAGATGGCAAGAACATTTGCCGCTGAACCGCTAAGACACCCAGTCCAACTAGTTGCCTTTGATATGGAGGAATACGGCTTACTCGGTAGTGCAGCATATGCGGCTAAATTACGGCAACAACAGCAACCACTACGCCTGATGATTTCTTTGGAAATGTTGGCTTATAGCGATTCTGCGCCTGGTTCACAACGATATCCAGCTGGGTTGGAACGCTTTTATCCCAATCGGGGTGATTTTATTGGTTTAATTGGTAATTTACTGACAATTCCTGACTTGATTCGCCTCAGCCGTAGTATTCGTCAAGATGGGACACCCTGTGAGTGGCTACCAGTACCAAATAGAGGTTTAATTGTGCCGCAGACGCGATTGAGCGATCATGCGCCATTTTGGGATCGGGGTTATCGAGCTTTAATGGTGACGGATACGGCTTTTCTACGGAATCCACACTACCATCAAGCGAGCGATCGCATTGAAACGTTAAATCTAGACTTTTTTACGGCTGTCTGTCGTGGGTTAATCCAAGGCATTCGCTGTTTATGA
- a CDS encoding type I restriction enzyme HsdR N-terminal domain-containing protein translates to MVQIIQATNINLYELERKFGLQLSEDEQFFREWVDDLPELTELEKQQLDRVKASYFNLAKRPMLESIVKMVVLSPLLDMAGLYLSPFSITAEEEVQISAEDDGTIIRGRIDVLVVQNQLWILIIESKRAGFSLEEVIPQALAYMLANPELNQPTFGMVTNGSHFIFIKLVKQDTPQYALSSEFSLRRPGNELYSVLSILKRLTQLLGA, encoded by the coding sequence ATGGTTCAAATAATTCAAGCTACAAATATAAACCTATATGAGCTAGAAAGGAAATTTGGCTTACAACTCAGTGAAGATGAGCAGTTCTTCCGGGAGTGGGTAGACGATCTACCAGAACTCACCGAATTGGAAAAGCAACAGCTAGATAGGGTGAAAGCCAGCTATTTTAATTTAGCCAAACGCCCGATGCTAGAAAGCATCGTTAAGATGGTTGTGCTGTCTCCATTACTGGATATGGCAGGCTTATATCTGTCCCCCTTTAGCATCACAGCTGAGGAGGAAGTGCAAATTTCAGCCGAAGATGATGGCACGATTATTAGGGGACGCATTGATGTTTTGGTTGTACAAAACCAGCTATGGATACTAATTATAGAGTCTAAACGTGCTGGCTTCTCCCTTGAGGAAGTGATACCGCAAGCACTGGCTTATATGCTGGCTAATCCTGAGCTTAATCAGCCAACTTTCGGAATGGTGACCAATGGCAGTCATTTTATATTCATTAAACTGGTTAAACAAGATACACCACAGTATGCCCTTTCATCCGAGTTTTCGTTGCGCCGTCCAGGAAATGAGCTGTATAGTGTCTTGAGTATTTTGAAGCGACTCACTCAGTTGTTGGGTGCATAA